A genomic stretch from Mycobacterium malmoense includes:
- the eccE gene encoding type VII secretion protein EccE, which produces MSLHRSIPIPGSGRITLALLAIVPAVMAYPWRSPRDYWLLGIAAAVVIVLFGRWRGLYFTTILRRRWALAGRTVNPTGASAPEPGSAGRATVLLRVGPPVGDSDVLPLPLIAGYLDRYGVRADKIRITSRDNPSDVSRRETWIGLTLSAEDNLAALQARSSRIPLHETAQVAARRLADHLREIGWEVSTVAPDDVPRLLAPNARETWRGVRQGTSDYLAAYQVRVEDGFPETLDAVLSHPARETYTALEIAGDGTHNTVAAACAFLTESPVAAALSGLTPQRGNHGPALAALDLLSTQRLDGHTDEPAGLLARLAWPTPVAGAHRAPLAETART; this is translated from the coding sequence ATGAGCCTGCATCGCTCGATACCGATCCCGGGCAGCGGCCGAATCACACTGGCGCTGCTGGCCATAGTGCCCGCCGTGATGGCCTACCCCTGGCGGTCGCCGCGCGACTACTGGTTGCTGGGCATCGCCGCCGCCGTCGTGATCGTGCTGTTCGGCCGGTGGCGCGGCCTGTATTTCACCACGATCCTGCGCCGCCGCTGGGCGCTGGCCGGCCGCACCGTAAACCCAACGGGCGCATCGGCACCCGAACCCGGTTCTGCCGGCAGGGCAACGGTGCTGCTGCGCGTCGGGCCGCCGGTGGGCGACTCGGACGTGCTTCCGCTGCCCCTGATCGCCGGGTATCTGGACCGCTACGGCGTCCGCGCCGACAAGATCCGAATCACCAGCCGCGACAATCCCTCCGACGTGTCGAGGCGGGAGACCTGGATCGGGCTCACGCTATCGGCCGAAGACAACCTGGCGGCGCTGCAGGCCCGCTCGTCGCGGATTCCGTTGCACGAGACCGCTCAGGTCGCGGCGCGCCGGCTGGCCGACCACCTCCGGGAGATCGGATGGGAAGTCAGCACGGTTGCGCCCGACGACGTCCCGCGATTGCTGGCGCCCAACGCCCGCGAAACGTGGCGGGGAGTGCGGCAGGGCACCTCGGATTACCTTGCGGCATACCAGGTTCGCGTGGAGGACGGGTTCCCCGAAACCCTGGACGCGGTCCTGTCGCATCCGGCGCGCGAGACCTACACGGCGCTGGAGATCGCCGGTGACGGAACCCACAACACCGTCGCGGCCGCGTGCGCGTTCCTCACCGAATCGCCGGTGGCGGCGGCGCTGTCCGGGCTGACCCCGCAACGCGGAAATCACGGGCCGGCGCTGGCGGCATTGGATCTGCTGTCCACGCAACGACTCGACGGGCACACCGATGAGCCCGCCGGCCTGCTGGCGCGGCTGGCCTGGCCGACTCCGGTGGCCGGCGCCCATCGGGCACCGCTGGCCGAGACCGCTAGAACATGA